The Amblyomma americanum isolate KBUSLIRL-KWMA chromosome 3, ASM5285725v1, whole genome shotgun sequence genome window below encodes:
- the LOC144124129 gene encoding uncharacterized protein LOC144124129: MDLKALKKPLLLELAKNLGLDVRDQTRKPAIIAAIEALQADDDELSECLELIAEREKSEREAEQRNDKRLEKTLELKRLELEVLKARNESGESIAPSVGEQKSVRMKDLMQPYRKGEDIGLFLVNFERTCEKSGFTRATWPQCLLTLLSGEAANVIARLCKEDSDNYDKVKSSLLKKYRMSAEAFRQKFRNAEKQRDESYPDFAYKLMANLGEWLKEAKAYDESEKMMQCFGLEQFYRRLPEDIRHWVQDRQDVTTVSKAADLAEEFVSRRALDRKESPKEEYQNRKASGERGQLFIVKEQARSAESSEKGAGIKEEAPEAEERQKEAFEKRRAPVCYNCQKPGHMAAVCKNPKVVCLSVDSNEENLKLLEPYIRDLVVNGKPCRVLRDSAATMDVVHPSYVEPGQFTGECAWIKQAVEANSVCLPIANISIEGPFGVLHTEAAVSASLPMQYPYLFSNRSDQLLRQKDLVFGEGTVYALTRSKARKIAAKSMPLEESSSVGTVESEPPDASGEVPATATEEVNILGRPESSKNCMELKEAFGAGEEERLLV, from the exons ATGGATCTGAAAGCATTAAAAAAGCCGCTTTTGCTGGAGTTGGCCAAAAATTTGGGTTTGGATGTCCGGGACCAAACAAGAAAGCCAGCCATCATCGCGGCTATCGAGGCACTTCAGGCAGACGACGATGAGCTCTCAGAATGTCTGGAGCTAATTGCGGAAAGAGAGAAATCAGAGCGGGAAGCAGAACAGAGAAATGATAAACGCTTAGAGAAAACGCTTGAGCTTAAGCGTCTTGAACTGGAGGTGCTAAAGGCTCGAAACGAAAGCGGTGAGAGCATAGCACCTAGCGTAGGAGAGCAAAAGTCGGTCAGAATGAAAGACCTCATGCAACCTTATAGGAAAGGAGAGGACATAGGTCTGTTTCTGGTAAACTTCGAGCGCACGTGCGAGAAGTCAGGGTTTACCAGGGCAACGTGGCCACAGTGCTTGCTGACTCTATTGTCAGGTGAGGCTGCCAATGTGATTGCCCGCTTGTGTAAGGAAGATTCAGACAACTACGACAAAGTGAAGTCTAGTCTGCTGAAAAAGTACAGAATGTCAGCTGAGGCATTCCGTCAAAAATTTCGCAACGCCGAGAAGCAGAGGGATGAGTCATACCCAGACTTCGCGTACAAGCTGATGGCTAACCTGGGAGAATGGCTAAAAGAAGCTAAGGCGTATGACGAAAGCGAGAAAATGATGCAATGCTTCGGCCTCGAGCAGTTCTACCGTCGGTTGCCTGAAGACATAAGGCACTGGGTGCAAGACAGGCAAGACGTTACGACTGTCTCGAAGGCAGCTGACCTGGCAGAAGAGTTCGTCTCACGCCGTGCACTCGACAGAAAGGAAAGCCCCAAGGAAGAATACCAGAACAGGAAAGCATCTGGAGAGAGGGGGCAACTTTTCATAGTGAAGGAGCAGGCACGGAGTGCAGAATCTTCCGAAAAGGGCGCGGGGATAAAAGAGGAAGCacctgaagcagaagagcgccaaAAGGAAGCATTTGAAAAGAGACGGGCGCCGGTGTGCTATAACTGCCAAAAGCCGGGACATATGGCGGCGGTGTGCAAAAACCCAAAAGTTGTTTGCTTGTCAGTGGACAGCAACGAGGAAAATTTGAAGCTTCTAGAGCCCTACATCCGAGATCTTGTAGTGAATGGAAAGCCGTGTCGCGTGCTGCGAGATTCGGCAGCTACAATGGACGTAGTCCACCCATCGTATGTAGAGCCAGGGCAATTCACCGGGGAGTGTGCCTGGATTAAACAGGCAGTGGAAGCCAATAGCGTGTGCCTTCCTATTGCTAACATAAGCATTGAAGGCCCCTTTGGAGTACTTCATACGGAGGCTGCCGTGTCAGCCAGCCTGCCGATGCAGTACCCCTATCTGTtttcaaacagatcagatcaactgCTGCGGCAGAAGGACCTCGTGTTCGGGGAGGGGACTGTCTACGCGCTAACTCGCTCGAAAGCACGAAAAATTGCCGCTAAGTCCATGCCGCTGGAAGAGTCAAGTAGCGTTGGTACGGTGGAAAGTGAGCCTCCTGACGCGTCAGGAGAGGTCCCCGCAACGGCGACTGAAGAAGTAAACATTCTGGGCAGGCCTGAAAGTAGCAAAAATTGTATGGAGCTTAAAGAGGCCTTTG GAGCTGGAGAGGAAGAGCGCCTGCTCGTGTAG